In one window of Carassius carassius chromosome 38, fCarCar2.1, whole genome shotgun sequence DNA:
- the strn gene encoding striatin isoform X2, whose product MDEQAGPGVFFNNNNNSVLPGGAKAPQPGDGGGGETARAQYSIPGILHFLQHEWARFEVERAQWELERAELQAQIAFLQGERKGQENLKKDLVRRIKMLEYALKQERAKHHKLKYGTELHQGDMKPPIYDSDEGNENEALPEPPNSQLSWKQGRQLLRQYLQEVGYTDTILDVKSQRVKALLGLSGDQRSEPMVNGTEPASLKDSTNTVIGKAEMTDSTSVLEAFKFIEKAAAEFSDEDEDEDSEGQNKSVVDLSTMVRRKVSPSPSSSSADMSDDLDTDEVLKGFDFLANSEDMEGSSEAPSSDWGPNRCKLQDMLANLRDAEDLSSIQPPVAPPVRPSMPRLSDPPLGRTDEVEALTFPPSSGKSFIMGTDETLESELGLGDLAGLTVANEAENLSYDITNNKDALRKTWNPKFTLRNHFDSIRGLVFHPVEPVLITASEDHTLKMWNLQKTAPAKKCAALDVEPIYTFRAHRGPVLCVVMSSSGEQCFSGGLDASIQCWNTPSPNIDPYDSYEPSVLRGALSGHTDAVWGLVYSSSHHRLLSCSADGTVRLWSAADTAPAIAVFNQDRELGVPSSVDLVCSDPAHMVTSFTNGRTGIFNMETRQLVLELESQAAGEPDAPCQINKVLSHPTLPISITAQEDRHIRFYDNNTGKLIHSMVAHLDAVTSLAVDPNGLYLMSGSHDCSVRLWNMESKTCIQEFTAHRKKFDESINDVAFHPTKCYIGSAGADALAKVFV is encoded by the exons GCTCAGATTGCGTTCCTGCAGGGAGAGAGGAAAGGCCAGGAGAACCTGAAGAAGGATCTGGTGAGACGGATAAAGATGCTGGAATACGCTCTCAAACAGGAGCG AGCCAAACACCACAAGCTGAAGTACGGGACGGAGCTGCACCAGGGGGACATGAAGCCGCCCATCTACGACTCTG ATGAGGGGAACGAGAACGAGGCTCTTCCTGAACCACCCAACAGTCAGCTGAGCTGGAAACAGGGACGACAACTGCTGAGACa GTATCTGCAGGAGGTGGGCTACACCGACACCATCCTGGATGTGAAGTCTCAGCGGGTCAAAGCACTGCTGGGTCTGTCTGGAGACCAGCGCTCCGAGCCCATGGTGAACGGGACGGAGCCGGCCTCGCTGAAGGACAGCACTAACACCGTGATCGG TAAAGCGGAGATGACGGACTCCACCTCGGTGCTGGAAGCCTTCAAGTTCATCGAGAAAGCCGCCGCAGAGTTCAGCGATGAAGACGAGGATGAAGACAGCGAGGGACAGAACAAGAGCGTCGTGGACCTCTCCACC ATGGTGAGGAGGAAGGTGTCTCCGTctccctcctcttcctcagctGACATGAGCGATGACTTGGACACAGACGAGGTTCTGAAGGGATTCGACTTCCTGGCCAACAGTGAGGACATGGAGGGCTCGTCCGAAGCGCCGTCCTCCGACTGGG GGCCGAACCGCTGTAAGCTGCAGGATATGTTAGCTAACCTGCGAGACGCGGAGGATCTGTCGTCCATCCAGCCGCCGGTGGCTCCTCCGGTCCGTCCCAGCATGCCCCGTCTCAGTGACCCCCCACTGGGACGCACCGATGAGG tggAAGCGCTGACGTTCCCCCCGTCCTCGGGAAAGTCCTTCATCATGGGGACGGATGAGACGCTGGAGAGCGAGCTGGGTCTCGGAGATCTGGCCGGACTCACCGTGGCCAACGAGGCCGAGAATCTGTCCTACGAC ATCACTAATAATAAAGACGCCCTGCGGAAGACGTGGAACCCCAAGTTCACGCTCAGGAACCACTTCGATTCGATCCGCGGTCTTGTGTTTCACCCCGTCGAGCCGGTTCTGATCACCGCGTCTGAAGATCACACGCTCAAGATGTGGAACCTGCAGAAAACTGCTCCGGCCAAGAA gtGCGCTGCTCTGGATGTGGAGCCCATCTACACGTTCAGagctcacag GGGTCCGGTTCTGTGTGTGGTGATGAGCTCCAGCGGTGAGCAGTGTTTCAGCGGCGGTCTGGACGCGTCCATCCAGTGCTGGAACACACCGAGCCCCAACATTGATCCGTACGACTCGTATG AGCCGTCGGTGCTGCGGGGGGCTCTCTCCGGACACACAGATGCAGTCTGGGGTTTGGTGTACAGCTCGTCTCATCACAGACTGCTGTCGTGTTCTGCTGATGGGACGGTGAGGCTCTGGAGCGCAGCAGATACTGCACCCGCCATCGCCGTCTTCAACCAGGACAGAG AGCTGGGCGTCCCGTCGTCGGTGGATCTGGTCTGCAGTGATCCGGCTCACATGGTCACATCCTTCACTAACGGCCGGACGGGGATCTTCAACATGGAGACACGACAGCTGGTGCTGGAGCTCGAGTCGCAAGCGGCCGGAGAACCCG ATGCACCGTGTCAGATTAATAAAGTGCTCAGTCACCCGACGCTTCCCATCAGCATCACAGCACAGGAGGACCGACACATCCGCTTCTACGACAACAACACAG GCAAGTTGATTCACTCGATGGTGGCTCATCTGGATGCGGTCACCAGTCTTGCGGTGGATCCCAACGGTCTCTATCTGATGTCTGGTA GTCACGACTGCTCGGTGCGTCTCTGGAACATGGAGAGCAAGACGTGCATCCAGGAGTTCACGGCTCACAGGAAGAAGTTCGACGAGTCCATCAACGACGTGGCGTTCCATCCCACCAAGTGCTACATCGGCAGCGCGGGAGCCGACGCCCTCGCCAAAGTCTTCGTATGA
- the strn gene encoding striatin isoform X1, whose product MDEQAGPGVFFNNNNNSVLPGGAKAPQPGDGGGGETARAQYSIPGILHFLQHEWARFEVERAQWELERAELQAQIAFLQGERKGQENLKKDLVRRIKMLEYALKQERAKHHKLKYGTELHQGDMKPPIYDSDEGNENEALPEPPNSQLSWKQGRQLLRQYLQEVGYTDTILDVKSQRVKALLGLSGDQRSEPMVNGTEPASLKDSTNTVIGKAEMTDSTSVLEAFKFIEKAAAEFSDEDEDEDSEGQNKSVVDLSTMVRRKVSPSPSSSSADMSDDLDTDEVLKGFDFLANSEDMEGSSEAPSSDWEKEAQSPSSESWDVDEGLISKLKEQYKKERKGKKGVKRPNRCKLQDMLANLRDAEDLSSIQPPVAPPVRPSMPRLSDPPLGRTDEVEALTFPPSSGKSFIMGTDETLESELGLGDLAGLTVANEAENLSYDITNNKDALRKTWNPKFTLRNHFDSIRGLVFHPVEPVLITASEDHTLKMWNLQKTAPAKKCAALDVEPIYTFRAHRGPVLCVVMSSSGEQCFSGGLDASIQCWNTPSPNIDPYDSYEPSVLRGALSGHTDAVWGLVYSSSHHRLLSCSADGTVRLWSAADTAPAIAVFNQDRELGVPSSVDLVCSDPAHMVTSFTNGRTGIFNMETRQLVLELESQAAGEPDAPCQINKVLSHPTLPISITAQEDRHIRFYDNNTGKLIHSMVAHLDAVTSLAVDPNGLYLMSGSHDCSVRLWNMESKTCIQEFTAHRKKFDESINDVAFHPTKCYIGSAGADALAKVFV is encoded by the exons GCTCAGATTGCGTTCCTGCAGGGAGAGAGGAAAGGCCAGGAGAACCTGAAGAAGGATCTGGTGAGACGGATAAAGATGCTGGAATACGCTCTCAAACAGGAGCG AGCCAAACACCACAAGCTGAAGTACGGGACGGAGCTGCACCAGGGGGACATGAAGCCGCCCATCTACGACTCTG ATGAGGGGAACGAGAACGAGGCTCTTCCTGAACCACCCAACAGTCAGCTGAGCTGGAAACAGGGACGACAACTGCTGAGACa GTATCTGCAGGAGGTGGGCTACACCGACACCATCCTGGATGTGAAGTCTCAGCGGGTCAAAGCACTGCTGGGTCTGTCTGGAGACCAGCGCTCCGAGCCCATGGTGAACGGGACGGAGCCGGCCTCGCTGAAGGACAGCACTAACACCGTGATCGG TAAAGCGGAGATGACGGACTCCACCTCGGTGCTGGAAGCCTTCAAGTTCATCGAGAAAGCCGCCGCAGAGTTCAGCGATGAAGACGAGGATGAAGACAGCGAGGGACAGAACAAGAGCGTCGTGGACCTCTCCACC ATGGTGAGGAGGAAGGTGTCTCCGTctccctcctcttcctcagctGACATGAGCGATGACTTGGACACAGACGAGGTTCTGAAGGGATTCGACTTCCTGGCCAACAGTGAGGACATGGAGGGCTCGTCCGAAGCGCCGTCCTCCGACTGGG AGAAGGAAGCGCAGAGCCCCTCGTCTGAGTCCTGGGATGTGGATGAGGGTCTGATCTCTAAACTCAAGGAACAGTACAAGAAGGAGCGCAAGGGCAAGAAAGGGGTGAAGA GGCCGAACCGCTGTAAGCTGCAGGATATGTTAGCTAACCTGCGAGACGCGGAGGATCTGTCGTCCATCCAGCCGCCGGTGGCTCCTCCGGTCCGTCCCAGCATGCCCCGTCTCAGTGACCCCCCACTGGGACGCACCGATGAGG tggAAGCGCTGACGTTCCCCCCGTCCTCGGGAAAGTCCTTCATCATGGGGACGGATGAGACGCTGGAGAGCGAGCTGGGTCTCGGAGATCTGGCCGGACTCACCGTGGCCAACGAGGCCGAGAATCTGTCCTACGAC ATCACTAATAATAAAGACGCCCTGCGGAAGACGTGGAACCCCAAGTTCACGCTCAGGAACCACTTCGATTCGATCCGCGGTCTTGTGTTTCACCCCGTCGAGCCGGTTCTGATCACCGCGTCTGAAGATCACACGCTCAAGATGTGGAACCTGCAGAAAACTGCTCCGGCCAAGAA gtGCGCTGCTCTGGATGTGGAGCCCATCTACACGTTCAGagctcacag GGGTCCGGTTCTGTGTGTGGTGATGAGCTCCAGCGGTGAGCAGTGTTTCAGCGGCGGTCTGGACGCGTCCATCCAGTGCTGGAACACACCGAGCCCCAACATTGATCCGTACGACTCGTATG AGCCGTCGGTGCTGCGGGGGGCTCTCTCCGGACACACAGATGCAGTCTGGGGTTTGGTGTACAGCTCGTCTCATCACAGACTGCTGTCGTGTTCTGCTGATGGGACGGTGAGGCTCTGGAGCGCAGCAGATACTGCACCCGCCATCGCCGTCTTCAACCAGGACAGAG AGCTGGGCGTCCCGTCGTCGGTGGATCTGGTCTGCAGTGATCCGGCTCACATGGTCACATCCTTCACTAACGGCCGGACGGGGATCTTCAACATGGAGACACGACAGCTGGTGCTGGAGCTCGAGTCGCAAGCGGCCGGAGAACCCG ATGCACCGTGTCAGATTAATAAAGTGCTCAGTCACCCGACGCTTCCCATCAGCATCACAGCACAGGAGGACCGACACATCCGCTTCTACGACAACAACACAG GCAAGTTGATTCACTCGATGGTGGCTCATCTGGATGCGGTCACCAGTCTTGCGGTGGATCCCAACGGTCTCTATCTGATGTCTGGTA GTCACGACTGCTCGGTGCGTCTCTGGAACATGGAGAGCAAGACGTGCATCCAGGAGTTCACGGCTCACAGGAAGAAGTTCGACGAGTCCATCAACGACGTGGCGTTCCATCCCACCAAGTGCTACATCGGCAGCGCGGGAGCCGACGCCCTCGCCAAAGTCTTCGTATGA